The nucleotide sequence CCCCCAGGCGGAAATTGTGCTCAAGTTTGATTGTCCTGCCTGTGAGCATATCTGGAAGCTGGTGTTTGACATCGGGACGTTTTTCTGGGCAGAACTGACTGCCCAGGCAAAGCGCTTGTTGCAGGAGGTTCATGTTTTAGCTCGATTCTATGGCTGGCGTGAGGTTGATATTCTGGCAATGAGTACGACGCGACGGCAATTGTATTTAAGTTTGGTGAGCTAATGGCGGACTATCTCCTGGGATTGACACAACGGACTCTGGGGGTGGCAAACACGTTGCAGCCCCTTATTCCATCAATGTTTGAAGCGGGTCCACCAATGGCGAATGACCCAACCTGGGATTGGCAGACAGAGCCTCTGACAACCGACCCGATCGCAGCCGATCCGATCGCAGGGCCTCTATCTCCACCCTTAACTGACCCACCCTTCCAGCAACCTGAATCGGCGATCGCCAGGTCCATCCGTCCATCGCCACAATCTGTTCCCCGGTCTGGTTCTGCTTTCAACCTTCCGCTTTCAACACCGTCGAACCCAACGATAGCCGGATTTACGCAGAAATCTACTATTCCAGGGGTACAGATAAGCCAGCCATTCCAGTTTGCAGATGGAATAGAGTCAGTATCAAAAAAAAAAGACTGACTGAACCCATCAGACAACCATTTCAGAACACACCACCGTTATTCGCGACAACCACACCAGTCGGGTTAGTCCCAGGGGAAGGGAACAACTCATTATTTTCGCCATCTTCCCTATCCTGGCTGCCAGCACTGGCAGTAATGGCGGCTTCACCAGGCTTACCACCCGGAGTGTTATCCCTACCGGATCCAACCACAATTAGCAGTTTGCCTTTACCACTCGTCCCAATCAGATCCCGATCCAACCTGTTCATAGCCAGCGAACAATCATCAATAACTATTCCAGCACTATCCACATCTTCAACAGAATCCATATCTTCAACGGAATCCATATTCTCAACAGAATCGATATTCTCAACAGAATCAATTATTCCAGAGACATCAATTGATTCGTCAGATCCATTAAATAATTCAACATTATTACCATTAACTGAATCTCATAGTGGTTCAGTTAATGCAACTAATTCAGCACCAATAATCTCCTCAGATAAATCAATCATTCCAGAGATTGAGATTAGTTTATCTCGTTTATCAGCTTCTCCAGGATTGTCACCAACATTCTCAGATGAATCAATCATTCCAGAAATCTTGATTAATTCACCTGATCTATCAACTTCTTCAACCTTATCACCAGTCACTGAATCGCTATCCGACCCAACCACGGCGATCAATCCATCACTAATACCATCCCCACTGGCATCAGCCATTCCAGCGATGATGGTTGATTTATCTGCTGTATCAGCCGTTCCAACCTTATTACCGTTGCCTGGAGCACCATCAGAATTACCATCAAACCTGGCTGCTGCAACTAACCTATCACCAGTAATATCCTCAGCAGTAATATCCTCAGCAGAACTAACCATTCCGGCGATGATGGCTGATTCCTCTGATTCATCAGTCTCTTCAAGATTATCACTTTTTGCTGGATTACTGGCTGACTCAGCCATAGCAATCAGTTTGGCATCAATAGAATCCTCAGAAAAATCAATTATTGCAGAAATTGTAACTGATTCGTCTGGTTCATTCGTTTCTTCAACCTTAGCACCATTTATTGAATCATCGTCGAATTCAGGGATCTCAATTAATCTAACACCAATCATACCTTTGCTGGAATCAGCTATTCCAGAGATGACGAATGATTTATCTGACTTATCGACTTTTTCATCATCATTATTGCCATTCACTGGATCACTGTTTGATGTAGACATGGTGACCAACCTACCACCGATAGTATCCTCAAAGAAATCAATCATTCCAGAGATTGAGATTAGTTTATCTGATTCATCTGTCTCTTCAAGATTATCACCATTCAGTGAATCACAGTTGGATTCAGCGATCGCAATCAATCCAGCATTGACAAAATCTCCAGTAGAATCAGGCATTCCAGAGATAATTACAGATTTGTCTGATTCATTATCCTTTTCATCATTATCACCGTTAACTGCATCACCGTTTGATATAGTCGTAAAAACTAATCCATCTCCGATAGTATCCTCAGATGAATCAATCATTTCAGGGATGATGATAGATTCATCCGATTTATCAATCTTTTCAAGATTATCACCCTTGACTAGATCGCTGTCTAACTCAGCCACCGCATCTGCTTCAGCAACAACATCCTCAGCAGAGTCAATCATTCCAGAAGTGATGGCTGATTTATTGGTTTTTCCAGCTTCAGTACCATCGGCTGAATTGACTGGTCCGATAATGGCAGAGTCCTCAATTCCACCAGCACCGATCCCATGGCAATCTACTCCGGGTCATGTGTTTCAGCGCCAGACGGTTAACCGCTCTCTCAGAGAAGATGTCCCTTCTGCTTCACAGTCTTTCATTCCCCATTCTGTAGTCCCTGCTCCCAGATTAAGAAATATATCATCACCATTAATTGAATCGCTATCTGATTCAGCCTTAGCGACTAATCGATCACCTTCAATATCATCAATAGAATTAACCATTCCAGAGACGATGGCTGATTCATTTGCGTTTCCAACTTCATCACTATTGCCTGAATCGACCGGATCGATAATATTGTTCAGCAATCCCCACGCTCAGGTATTGCTGCAACCAGATTCCGAACTCCCTTATCATCTCAGCAATCGCAGTCGCCAGTTAGAATCCAGAAAGAAGGCTTCAGTGAATGCCTCTGTCCCTTCCAGCCCAATTACAGCGGTGATAGCCCGGCAGATGGCGATCGCTCCGCCACTACTACCATCAGGGGTTCCTGCAACAGGTTCTGATCCGGGTATTGATCCAGGTATAGAAGCTTTATTTTCCTTGCCCCTGGTGACTGAAACAACTGAAGTTAATGCGCCATCAGCGGGAGTAATTCAGCGGTTTAGAGAATCCTCGCAGGAAGAGGTTTCTGTCATGACGGCTGACCTGTCCGACATGCAACCGGGCATTAGTTTTCTGGGGCTACCCCCTGTCCCGCCGCTCCCTGATCCGACTCCTGCCAAGCTGACTCGTGGGGCTGCCAGTCCTGCGCCCCCGTTGCCAGTCCAACCTGAGCGCCCACCTGTGCCCACCAGACAGTTCCCTCCTGTTCCCGACCCTGTACTTGTAATGACGCCTCCCCGTCCCGCCCTATCCCTGAATGACTACCTGAATCGCCGCAAGCGAGGTAACGGATGAGTAATTCCCTGGCGATCGCCGCTGTCACGACCACCCTGCGTGGGATCCTGTTTCAGGGGGTCCAGGCTGAGTTGGGCAGTGGCAGCGTCACCACCCGACCGCTTGACAAGGCGCGTGGTAATAACGATGGCAATCAAATTAATCTCTTCCTTTACCACACAGCCCTCAGTGGTACATGGCGCAATATGGACATGCCGTACCAGACTAAACCAGGAGAGATTGGTCCAGTTCCCCTGGCACTGGAGCTTTACTATCTGGTCACTGCCTATGGCGAAAACGACAATGACATTAAAAGCCATCGGCTACTGGGGCGTGCCATGAGCGCACTGCACAGTCGTCCTGTGTTGAGTAAAGGAGACATTGAGACGGCAACTCGTCCGGATGCCCTGGATAGCGATCTCTTTGGCAGTGATTTACATCGCCAGATGGAACATGTTCGGATTGGGTTACTCAAGCTTTCCTTTGATGAAATGTCCCAGATCTGGCGACCGTTTCAGGTTCAGTATCGAATTTCGGCGGCCTATCAGGTGTCGATTGTCTTGATTGAAGGGGACGCCCCGGCTAAAACTCCCATGCCTGTCCTCAAGCGAGGGAGTGAGGATCGGGGTGCCGTTGCCACAGCCAGTTTGCCCCCCTCATTGCTGCAAGTAGTGCTCCCCAATGGCAAACCCAGCGCAGAACTGGGCGATATTCTGATCCTGCGGGGCGATCGCCTGGAGGATGCCAATTTAGTGGTGCGTTTCCGGAATGTGCTGTCGGATCGAGACATTGAACTGACTCCCCTGCCGTCCTCCACCGCTGGTGAATTGCGAGTGCAACTCCCGGCAGCAACAA is from Leptothermofonsia sichuanensis E412 and encodes:
- a CDS encoding DUF4255 domain-containing protein — encoded protein: MSNSLAIAAVTTTLRGILFQGVQAELGSGSVTTRPLDKARGNNDGNQINLFLYHTALSGTWRNMDMPYQTKPGEIGPVPLALELYYLVTAYGENDNDIKSHRLLGRAMSALHSRPVLSKGDIETATRPDALDSDLFGSDLHRQMEHVRIGLLKLSFDEMSQIWRPFQVQYRISAAYQVSIVLIEGDAPAKTPMPVLKRGSEDRGAVATASLPPSLLQVVLPNGKPSAELGDILILRGDRLEDANLVVRFRNVLSDRDIELTPLPSSTAGELRVQLPAATNTAAIAPWSSGIYTLSGVVRHPQMPVVTTNELPVALAPTIVQISPITAPRGNVTLTLACVPPIQSTQRVTLLWGDREILAESLTPALTFQIRDAQPGQYVIRLRVDRVDSLPIDFATRPLQFDSNQTVTIT